A genomic stretch from Alosa sapidissima isolate fAloSap1 chromosome 3, fAloSap1.pri, whole genome shotgun sequence includes:
- the LOC121705722 gene encoding fatty acid-binding protein, adipocyte-like isoform X1 yields the protein MEQFVGTWALKSSENFDEYMKAVGMSFATRQMGNMTKPSLVISVGDQGVVSIKGVSTFKTTEIKFKLNEEFDETTVDDRKTRTLITLENGKLLQKQMWDGKETTIERDLQDGKLVAKCVMNDVVAVRIYEREA from the exons ATGGAACAGTTTGTGGGAACATGGGCATTGAAAAGCAGCGAGAACTTTGATGAATACATGAAGGCAGTAG GAATGAGCTTTGCTACTCGCCAAATGGGAAACATGACCAAGCCCAGTCTAGTAATCAGTGTGGGTGACCAGGGAGTCGTTTCCATTAAAGGTGTAAGCACATTCAAGACCACAGAAATCAAATTTAAATTGAATGAAGAATTTGATGAAACGACTGTAGATGACAGAAAAACTAGG ACTCTGATTACCTTGGAAAATGGTAAACTCCTGCAAAAACAGATGTGGGATGGCAAGGAAACCACAATTGAAAGAGACTTGCAGGATGGAAAACTGGTTGCG AAATGTGTAATGAATGATGTGGTGGCTGTGCGGATCTACGAACGGGAGGCATGA
- the LOC121705722 gene encoding fatty acid-binding protein, adipocyte-like isoform X2, whose product MSFATRQMGNMTKPSLVISVGDQGVVSIKGVSTFKTTEIKFKLNEEFDETTVDDRKTRTLITLENGKLLQKQMWDGKETTIERDLQDGKLVAKCVMNDVVAVRIYEREA is encoded by the exons ATGAGCTTTGCTACTCGCCAAATGGGAAACATGACCAAGCCCAGTCTAGTAATCAGTGTGGGTGACCAGGGAGTCGTTTCCATTAAAGGTGTAAGCACATTCAAGACCACAGAAATCAAATTTAAATTGAATGAAGAATTTGATGAAACGACTGTAGATGACAGAAAAACTAGG ACTCTGATTACCTTGGAAAATGGTAAACTCCTGCAAAAACAGATGTGGGATGGCAAGGAAACCACAATTGAAAGAGACTTGCAGGATGGAAAACTGGTTGCG AAATGTGTAATGAATGATGTGGTGGCTGTGCGGATCTACGAACGGGAGGCATGA